The genomic stretch TGcagtcttttatgtacttatccATATAGTCTATGGATAACAAAAATTTTACTAAAAGAGAAGCGAATTTTATGTGTCATTTTGTGAATCCCAAGGTAAAACAATTAAGTTAATAAATGCTAAAAACAAGTCTTAAGAACAACATCAGCAATAACAAACTGATAATGCTAAAGTACTTAAACAAAAGAATATTCATAAACAATACTTACTTTAACAACCATCTTTAGTCTAAAGTGCCTAATTATGAATTTGAGCATTCAAGATTAGCATTTTATACTAATGCTTTAATAGGTGGCTGCATATCCTTTTCCAGCACTGTAAGGCAACTTCATCCCCAAACCCAAACTCCAACCCCAATGGTACTGTTGCCTccatctcaaattatttgtcgtATTTCTCTTTTACACTTCCCTTACGACAACATTAATTATGAGAAGTTTGAATATTTTACCCTTATTCATGTCTTAAGATATAATTTCTCTTTATTGAatatttactctatttatatATCATATTTATCTTCAAGAACAATTACTACTAAGAATAAAATgggaaaaataactaattttgtcttgaacttctaaaataacTAATACTCCATCCATCTCAAATTATCTGTGGTGTTTCTCTTTTACACGCACCTTAAGAAACGTTAATTAGTAGGAGGGTTTGACCATTTTACCCTTATTTATGTCTTATGATATAGTCTCTCTTTGttgaatatttattctatttatgcATTATCTTCATCTTCAATAACAATTATTATTAAATGTAAGATgagaaaatataatttatttgtcttgaacttctaaaatgacaaataatgtgAGACAACTATTTTTAGAAAGCACGACAAATAATTTGAGCTAGACGGAGAGAGTAATTTGAGAAAGCTATTTTAGAAATTACGACAAATAATTTGAAACGGATGAAGTATACATATTTTATTCTGTTTAATCTCCATCAAACTAGTCTTATTCTTTAACCTAGTTTCTACATTGTTAATACAAGAAAACATTTTCATAtttaaagtaataataataataataataataataataataataataataatagtaaatgAGAAAGCACTTAAAAAAGTATTACTATAAAAGTCACTTATTTAAGAGCGATTGTTTTGTCTAGAGTATCAAATTATGAGTTTGAACTTTGAACAATCAAGATTAACACTTTTATGCTAAAGTTAGTTATTAGTGGTTGGCTGCATATCCTTTTCCAACACTGTACTGCAACACCCACCTACCCCCAAACCTTACCCAACCAATTAAATTTTCAAAAGAGCAAaagttaattaataaaaaaatttatcTCAAAGCTGAAATTTggaatattttatatttttacttggTACTAAATGgattatttttcagtttattcTCAATTACACTGTAGCCTTATTCTTTCACCTAAACTTCCTTCTTTTCCACATTCAGTCAACACATGAAAACATTCTTTCACTATTTACATTTTACACGATAAGTTATCGTGGATAAACTTGTCAGCTAGTGATTTTTACTTACTTTTAATGCATTTCTGGTGGTACTAATATATTTCCTTTTACACAACTTTACACAGGTTCAACAGCTAGCTTCAATCCAAAAAAGTGGAAGTAAAATCTTGAAGAAAGGAGAGGATATTTCACAGCTGGTAATTGTATTGAATGATATATACTTTCCTCTATAATGGTGCTTTGCTTTTTTTTAGCTTGAGTAGCCTTTGAGAGTATGCAAAGAATAACTTCTTTTCTAGCTCTTACATTCTGTTGCATTGGTTGTAAAAATAAAGGGCTTTGAAATAAGTTCTTGAATTCTTGAACTATGCAATAGAATTCTTGATTCTTGCTACTGAATGAGCACAGTGTGAGTTTCTTGATTTTTAAGGATCTTGTAACTTGCTGTTTTTAAGTGGCTTAAATGGCTCCAAGATTGAATTTTTTTGACTGGTGGGGTAAAGAAACACATAGGGGAACACCAGTGATAGTGAAAATGGAGAACCCCAATTTCTCCATTGTTGAAATTGATGGTCCTGATTCAGCATTTAAGCCAATAGAGAAGAGTAGAGGCAAGAATGCTAAACAAGTGACATGGGTTTTGCTTCTTAAAGCTAATCAAGCTGTTGGCTTTGTTGCTTGGTTTGCAACAATTTTATGGACTTTGTTTGGTACTATCAAGAATAGGCTTATTTTTAGAGAAGGGGTTTCTCTTGCAAGTGAGAAACTTGGCAAAAGTAACCTACTTTTCAGAATAATCAAAgtttgtttggtgatttctttgATTATGTTGGCCTTTGAGATTGTTGCTTACTTCAAAGGTTGGGATTATTTTCAGAATCCAAGTTTGTATATTCCACATACTTCTGATGTTTTGGGGTTGTTCCATATAACTTATGTTGGTTGGTTGGATTTTCGTGCTGATTATATCGCGCCTTTTGTTCAAAATCTTTCCACATTCTGTACTGTTTTATTCCTAATTCAGTCGTTAGATCGTTTGGTACTTTGTTTGGGTTGCTTATACATAAAGTGCATGAAGATTAAGCCAAGGATTGAAGGGGATCCGTTTAAATCGGATGATCTTGAGGGATCATACAACAGCTACCCTATGGTTCTTGTGCAGATTCCAATGTGTAATGAAAAAGAGGTACTGCACCTAATTCCTTTTTCTGCTTCCCTTTGGAATTGTGAATATTTTATCTTCTTGTTTTTGTTACTATAACTAGGCTCTGTGACTTCTATTTAAGTCTTAAACTTCTTGTTAGGAGAGAACGAGTCACTTCCAAACTTTGAATTAGTTGAAATAGGTAATATATGAGTAAATTAAGGTTAACTCGACTCCCTCTTTTGTGGTGTTTTTAATCCATTTTTTATATATGGTTTCCTTTTTAGTTGGTTTCCTTTTTAGCTTTCTGAATAGCACTTCATTGGTGGTTTCTTTCTACCTTTGTTTTTTCCATAGTAGTCGTATCTTTCTTACTTTTTGTGTTGTAGGTGAGGGATGTTCTATGTCGGGATTGCTTAATATGGCATAAGTTGTTTTGCAATACTATTGATACATTTAGTATCTTATTATCAAATAAGGGAATTGAGCATTTTGGGATCTTAATCTGTCCTTGGCATATAAGTAGCACTTAAGACTTTCATTAGTCGCATTCAAAACAGAAAATTTCTTGTTAGTTTCTGCTTTTCTTTTCCTTATGTATTATGCATTCAAAACTTTTTCTCTATTACTGGTGTTGTGCAGGTATATGAGTTGTCTATATCGGCAGTCTGTCAACTTGATTGGCCAAAAGACCGTTTGTTGATTCAAATTCTTGATGACTCTGACAATGAGTGCATCCAAGATTTAATAAAGTCAGAGGTCGCTAAATGGAACCAAAAGGGTATCAACATAATTTATAGGCACCGTTTGGTTAGAACTGGTTACAAAGCAGGGAACCTGAAGTCTGCGATGAGTTGTGACTATGTGAAGGATTATGAATTTGTTGCAATCTTTGATGCGGATTTCCAACCAACTCCAGATTTTCTTAAGCAGACAGTCCCACATTTCAAGGTGAAAAcatgtttctttttgttttctctgTTGTGAGAGTTCGTTGATATTGCTGTTGACAATTAACACGTATGTTCTGATGTTTGTCACAGGATAACCCTGATCTAGGATTGGTTCAAACAAGATGGGCATTTGTTAACAAGGACGAAAACTTGTTGACTCGTCTCCAAAACATTAATCTGTGTTTTCATTTTGAGGTGGAACAGCAGGTGAATGGCGTATTCTTGAACTTCTTTGGTTTCAACGGAACTGCCGGTATCTGGAGAATAAAAGCCTTAGAAGAGTCAGGAGGTTGGCTTGAGAGGACAACCGTAGAGGATATGGATATTGCTGTTCGTGCACATCTCAATGGCTGGAAATTCATATATCTTAATGACGTGAGGGTAAGTATTGTCCGCTTTCACATTTTTGTTAAATGTGCTTATGGTCCCATCTATTGCTTACTCCGACTGGCATTTTGTTGCAAGGGGGTCTTATTTTGAGATTTTCTTTCC from Nicotiana sylvestris chromosome 12, ASM39365v2, whole genome shotgun sequence encodes the following:
- the LOC104230758 gene encoding probable xyloglucan glycosyltransferase 5, whose translation is MAPRLNFFDWWGKETHRGTPVIVKMENPNFSIVEIDGPDSAFKPIEKSRGKNAKQVTWVLLLKANQAVGFVAWFATILWTLFGTIKNRLIFREGVSLASEKLGKSNLLFRIIKVCLVISLIMLAFEIVAYFKGWDYFQNPSLYIPHTSDVLGLFHITYVGWLDFRADYIAPFVQNLSTFCTVLFLIQSLDRLVLCLGCLYIKCMKIKPRIEGDPFKSDDLEGSYNSYPMVLVQIPMCNEKEVYELSISAVCQLDWPKDRLLIQILDDSDNECIQDLIKSEVAKWNQKGINIIYRHRLVRTGYKAGNLKSAMSCDYVKDYEFVAIFDADFQPTPDFLKQTVPHFKDNPDLGLVQTRWAFVNKDENLLTRLQNINLCFHFEVEQQVNGVFLNFFGFNGTAGIWRIKALEESGGWLERTTVEDMDIAVRAHLNGWKFIYLNDVRVLCEVPESFEAYRKQQHRWHSGPMQLFRVCLPAIVTSKISIWKKANLILLFFLLRKLILPFYSFTLFCVVLPLTMFIPEAELPFWVVCYIPILMTLLNILPAPKAIPFIAPYLLFENTMSVTKFNAMVSGLFQLGSSYEWVVTKKAGRSSESDLLAAAEKDLKVSGAPQISRGASESELSVLNRLNKQKDETSTPVKKSNKIYRKELALAFLLLTASARSLLSAHGLHFYFLLFQGVTFLLVGLDLIGEQIS